In one Hymenobacter sp. DG25B genomic region, the following are encoded:
- a CDS encoding aminotransferase class I/II-fold pyridoxal phosphate-dependent enzyme, which translates to MDLFEKIAANRGPLGSHAHYAHGYFSFPKLEGEIKPRMIFRGKEVLTWSLNNYLGLANHPEVRKADAEAAAEYGMALPMGARMMSGNSNLHEQLESELADFIKKPDCMLLNFGYQGVVSIIDAMVNRHDVIVYDAESHACIIDGVRLHQGKRFVYTHNDMASLEKQLERAKRITDETGGGILVITEGVFGMSGNQGDLRGVVAMKEKYEFRLFVDDAHGFGTMGATGAGTGEEQGVQDGIDLYFSTFAKSMASIGAFVAGPENVIEYLRYNMRSQIFAKSLPMVLVVGALKRLELLRTQPELKDNLWTVVRALQSSLREKGFNIGTTTSPVTPVLLAGEISDATQLIFDLRENHAIFCSIVVYPVVPKGVIMLRLIPTAVHSLDDVKETITAFEAVAAKLDKGLYSKSQVTV; encoded by the coding sequence GTGGATCTATTTGAGAAGATTGCCGCCAACCGCGGCCCGCTGGGCAGCCACGCGCATTATGCACATGGTTATTTCTCATTCCCTAAGCTGGAAGGCGAAATCAAGCCCCGCATGATTTTCCGCGGTAAAGAGGTGCTCACCTGGAGCCTGAATAATTACCTGGGCCTGGCCAACCACCCCGAAGTTCGTAAGGCGGATGCCGAGGCGGCGGCTGAGTACGGCATGGCGCTGCCCATGGGCGCACGCATGATGTCCGGCAACTCCAACCTGCACGAGCAGCTGGAGAGCGAGCTGGCCGACTTCATTAAGAAGCCCGACTGCATGCTGCTCAACTTCGGCTACCAGGGCGTGGTGTCCATCATCGACGCCATGGTGAACCGCCACGACGTGATTGTGTACGACGCTGAGTCACATGCCTGCATCATTGATGGCGTGCGCCTGCACCAGGGCAAGCGCTTTGTGTATACCCACAACGACATGGCCAGCCTGGAAAAGCAGCTGGAGCGTGCCAAGCGGATTACCGATGAAACCGGCGGTGGTATTCTGGTCATTACCGAGGGCGTTTTCGGCATGTCGGGCAACCAGGGCGACCTGCGCGGCGTGGTGGCCATGAAGGAGAAATATGAGTTCCGTTTGTTCGTGGATGATGCCCACGGCTTCGGCACTATGGGCGCTACCGGCGCCGGAACGGGCGAAGAACAGGGCGTGCAGGACGGCATCGACCTTTATTTTTCGACGTTTGCGAAGAGCATGGCCAGCATAGGCGCCTTCGTGGCCGGACCGGAGAACGTAATTGAATATTTGCGCTACAACATGCGCAGCCAGATTTTCGCCAAATCCTTGCCCATGGTGCTTGTGGTGGGCGCTTTGAAGCGTTTGGAGCTGCTGCGTACCCAACCCGAGCTGAAGGATAACCTCTGGACCGTGGTACGGGCCCTGCAAAGCAGCCTGCGCGAAAAAGGCTTCAACATTGGCACTACCACCTCGCCCGTAACGCCCGTGCTGCTGGCCGGCGAAATCAGCGACGCAACGCAGCTAATCTTCGATCTGCGTGAGAATCACGCTATTTTCTGCTCTATCGTGGTTTATCCGGTGGTACCGAAAGGCGTGATTATGCTGCGCCTGATTCCAACGGCCGTTCACTCCCTGGATGACGTGAAAGAGACCATAACGGCCTTTGAGGCCGTGGCAGCCAAGCTCGACAAGGGCCTGTACTCTAAAAGCCAGGTAACGGTATAA
- the tyrS gene encoding tyrosine--tRNA ligase yields the protein MDLISELRWRGMFHDMMPGTDEHLRTNAPITGYIGFDPTAASLHIGNLATIMLLVHLQRTGHRPLALVGGATGMIGDPSGKSAERNLLDEETLRANQAGIKAQLEKFLDFTEGPTGALVVNNYDWFKDFGFLQFLREVGKHLTVNYMMAKDSVKRRISGNEDTGAEGISYTEFSYQLLQGYDFFHLYKNLSCTLQMGASDQWGNITTGTELIRRMTGGEGKAYALTGQLITKADGTKYGKSETGTVWLDPTMTSPYQFYQFFLNAADADVPRLIRVFTLMSQEEIEALEAEHAQAPHLRVLQKALAKDVTTRVHSAEAYEAALAASQVLFGGGALSTLDEATLLDVFAGVPHMEVPRAQLAELNAVTLLSEATNSVIFPSKGEAKKMIQAGGVSLNREKAGLEQQASEVPLLLDKYMVAQKGKKNYYLIKVV from the coding sequence ATGGACCTGATTTCCGAACTGCGCTGGCGTGGAATGTTCCACGATATGATGCCCGGCACCGATGAGCACCTGCGCACCAATGCCCCCATCACCGGCTACATCGGCTTCGACCCCACGGCCGCATCCCTGCACATCGGCAACCTGGCCACCATTATGCTGCTGGTGCACCTGCAGCGCACCGGCCACCGCCCCCTGGCCCTGGTAGGCGGCGCCACCGGCATGATTGGTGACCCATCGGGCAAATCAGCTGAGCGCAACCTGCTGGACGAGGAAACCCTGCGCGCCAACCAGGCCGGCATCAAGGCGCAGTTGGAGAAGTTCCTGGATTTCACGGAAGGCCCCACCGGCGCGCTGGTGGTGAATAACTACGACTGGTTTAAGGACTTCGGGTTTCTGCAGTTCCTGCGCGAGGTAGGCAAGCACCTTACGGTGAACTACATGATGGCCAAGGACTCGGTGAAGCGCCGCATCAGCGGCAACGAGGACACCGGCGCGGAAGGCATCAGCTACACCGAGTTCAGCTACCAGCTGCTGCAGGGCTACGACTTCTTCCACCTCTACAAAAACCTAAGCTGCACCCTGCAAATGGGTGCCAGTGACCAGTGGGGCAACATCACCACCGGCACGGAGCTCATTCGCCGCATGACCGGCGGCGAAGGCAAAGCCTATGCCCTTACCGGCCAGCTCATCACCAAGGCCGATGGCACCAAGTATGGCAAGAGCGAAACCGGCACCGTGTGGCTCGACCCCACCATGACCTCGCCCTATCAGTTCTACCAGTTCTTCCTGAACGCCGCCGATGCCGACGTGCCGCGCCTCATCCGGGTGTTCACGCTGATGAGCCAGGAGGAAATTGAAGCGCTGGAAGCCGAGCATGCCCAGGCCCCGCACCTGCGGGTGCTGCAGAAAGCTTTGGCTAAAGACGTAACCACCCGCGTGCACTCCGCAGAGGCCTACGAAGCCGCCCTGGCTGCCTCGCAGGTGCTGTTTGGCGGTGGCGCCCTCTCCACCCTGGATGAAGCCACCCTGCTGGATGTATTTGCCGGCGTACCGCATATGGAAGTACCCCGGGCTCAGCTGGCCGAGCTGAATGCCGTGACCTTACTGAGCGAAGCCACTAATTCGGTCATCTTCCCTTCCAAAGGCGAAGCCAAAAAAATGATTCAGGCTGGTGGCGTAAGCCTGAACCGGGAAAAAGCCGGGCTGGAGCAGCAAGCCTCGGAAGTGCCCCTGCTGCTGGATAAGTACATGGTGGCCCAGAAAGGCAAGAAGAACTACTACCTGATTAAAGTGGTGTAA
- the holA gene encoding DNA polymerase III subunit delta, which translates to MPAVSADELLNQLRQRQFAPVYFLQGEEPYYVDLAADILEKTVLQEHEKGFNQVVLYGKDVDVATILNQAKRFPMMAERSVVIIKEAQAIVDLENDKSWPFLEAYLKNPLQSTVLVFCYKHKTLDARKKLGKLLTGDKKTPPPAGVVLMTSNKIYDNQVPAWLTAYVRSKGQQITPQATVILSEYIGTELGRLTNEVDKMLINLQAGQPIDEDLVQRMVGISKEYNIFELQSALVRRDVLKANRILLYFEANPKANPLIPNLTLLFNYFSRLLALHQIPNISEADWLKFGLRFPVQRRDYQTGLKAFSFERTRDIVHLIRRADLQSKGIESGSMTDGEILRELIFLILHPVPLHAIGA; encoded by the coding sequence ATGCCCGCCGTTTCCGCCGACGAACTTCTGAACCAGCTGCGCCAGCGCCAGTTTGCGCCCGTGTATTTCCTGCAGGGCGAAGAGCCGTACTATGTGGATCTGGCCGCCGATATCCTGGAGAAAACCGTGCTGCAGGAGCATGAAAAGGGTTTTAACCAGGTAGTGCTCTATGGTAAGGATGTTGATGTAGCCACCATCCTGAACCAGGCTAAGCGCTTTCCCATGATGGCGGAGCGTTCGGTGGTCATCATCAAAGAAGCGCAGGCCATTGTGGATCTGGAAAACGACAAATCGTGGCCGTTTCTGGAAGCCTACCTCAAAAACCCGCTGCAAAGCACCGTGCTGGTGTTCTGCTACAAGCACAAAACGCTGGATGCCCGCAAAAAGCTGGGCAAGTTGCTCACCGGCGACAAAAAAACACCCCCGCCTGCCGGCGTGGTGCTCATGACGAGCAACAAGATTTACGATAACCAGGTACCCGCCTGGCTCACGGCCTACGTGCGCAGCAAAGGCCAGCAAATTACCCCTCAGGCCACTGTTATTCTCTCCGAATACATTGGGACGGAGCTGGGCCGCCTCACCAATGAGGTAGACAAAATGCTGATTAACCTGCAGGCCGGGCAGCCTATTGATGAGGACCTGGTGCAGCGCATGGTGGGCATCAGTAAGGAGTACAACATTTTCGAGCTGCAAAGTGCCCTGGTGCGCCGCGACGTGCTGAAGGCCAACCGCATTCTGCTCTATTTTGAGGCCAACCCCAAGGCCAACCCGCTCATTCCGAACCTCACGCTGCTGTTCAACTATTTCTCCCGCCTGCTGGCCCTGCATCAGATTCCCAATATTTCGGAAGCTGACTGGCTGAAATTTGGCCTGCGCTTCCCCGTGCAGCGCCGCGACTACCAGACCGGCCTGAAGGCCTTCAGCTTTGAGCGCACCCGCGACATCGTGCACCTCATCCGGCGCGCCGACCTGCAAAGCAAAGGCATCGAAAGCGGCTCTATGACCGATGGCGAAATCCTGCGGGAGCTGATTTTCCTGATCCTGCACCCCGTACCGCTGCACGCTATTGGGGCGTAA
- a CDS encoding GyrI-like domain-containing protein: protein MSFANNHTGELWKSFMPRRHEIQQAIGADLYSMQQYTPGFFTDFNSAAEFEKWAGLEVTDFATVPSDMEAVLIPGGQYAVFFYRGLNTDTSIFQYIFGTWLPASGYVLDDRPHFEILGPKYRNNDPTSEEEIWIPVSRKA from the coding sequence ATGTCTTTTGCCAATAACCACACGGGGGAGTTGTGGAAGAGCTTTATGCCCCGGCGCCACGAAATTCAGCAGGCAATAGGAGCGGACCTGTACTCCATGCAGCAGTATACCCCGGGCTTTTTCACCGACTTTAACTCGGCGGCAGAATTTGAAAAGTGGGCCGGCCTGGAAGTGACGGACTTTGCTACAGTGCCGTCGGATATGGAAGCCGTGCTAATCCCCGGCGGCCAGTACGCCGTTTTCTTCTACCGAGGGCTCAATACGGATACCAGCATCTTCCAGTACATTTTCGGCACCTGGCTGCCGGCCTCTGGTTATGTATTAGATGACCGTCCGCATTTTGAAATCCTGGGGCCGAAGTACAGAAACAATGACCCAACATCGGAAGAGGAAATCTGGATTCCCGTTAGCCGGAAGGCTTAG
- a CDS encoding antitoxin Xre/MbcA/ParS toxin-binding domain-containing protein, which translates to MASPATRVKAAPQNMWAQWGRTGQDSFALVMAARKGIPAATAFEVAEALHLQPSQLEAIYDLSTKTLRSYLQDKKLLNAASSEKTLKIIALYNLGVEVFGEADAFLRWLGKPAHGLDGEVPLRLLETSGGIDLVEEELSRIAYGDLA; encoded by the coding sequence ATGGCCAGCCCCGCAACCCGAGTTAAAGCCGCTCCGCAGAACATGTGGGCCCAGTGGGGCCGCACCGGCCAGGATTCGTTTGCCCTGGTGATGGCGGCGCGCAAGGGCATTCCGGCAGCTACGGCTTTTGAGGTAGCCGAGGCTCTGCACCTGCAGCCCAGCCAGCTGGAGGCCATTTATGACCTTTCTACCAAAACGCTGCGCAGCTACCTGCAGGATAAAAAGCTGCTGAACGCGGCCAGCAGCGAGAAAACCCTGAAAATTATTGCCCTCTACAACCTGGGCGTGGAAGTGTTTGGCGAAGCCGATGCGTTTCTGCGCTGGCTGGGCAAGCCCGCCCACGGTCTGGACGGCGAAGTGCCGCTGCGCCTGCTGGAAACCAGCGGCGGCATTGATCTGGTAGAGGAGGAGCTGAGCCGCATTGCCTACGGCGACCTGGCCTAA
- a CDS encoding RES family NAD+ phosphorylase, with the protein MLVYRICLAKYAEDLFASGRRARWNSKDRFVVYTAATRALACLENVVHRSGEGLNDQFRVLVIDIPDDLPIEEIKPTQLPAGWEKASSYSVCQPLGDAWYEQRQAAVLRVPSSIIPQESNYVLHTRHPDFKRIRIVAWEEFSFDNRIKAEEPE; encoded by the coding sequence ATGCTCGTCTACCGCATCTGCCTGGCCAAATATGCCGAAGACCTGTTTGCCTCCGGCCGCCGGGCCCGCTGGAACAGTAAGGATAGATTTGTAGTGTACACCGCCGCCACGCGCGCCCTGGCTTGCCTGGAAAACGTAGTGCACCGGAGCGGCGAAGGCCTGAACGACCAGTTCCGGGTGTTGGTCATCGATATTCCCGACGACCTGCCCATCGAAGAAATAAAGCCCACTCAACTGCCCGCCGGCTGGGAAAAAGCCAGCAGCTACTCCGTGTGTCAGCCGTTGGGTGATGCCTGGTATGAGCAGCGCCAAGCCGCCGTGCTGCGCGTGCCCTCGTCCATCATCCCCCAGGAAAGCAACTACGTTCTGCACACCCGCCACCCGGATTTCAAACGCATCCGGATTGTAGCCTGGGAGGAGTTTAGCTTTGATAACCGTATCAAGGCAGAAGAGCCGGAATAA
- a CDS encoding tetratricopeptide repeat protein, translating into MKFIPRIALVAALGTAAPLAAQAQQTQVFANDERYFQEGLELFDRAKYGAAQVAFQHYLELTQRRTGDQQDRTTDAEYYYAVSGLYLLHPDAEGRILAFAARNPAHPKAAVAFFELGKFYFDKKNYPKAIEYLQKVGPDNLSMDQRAESEFKLGYSYFAQKQFDKARLLFDRNKQGNHQYHYASSYYAGYLAYLNNDFAGARKDLAVAEENDAYRPVVPAVMTQIYYKEGDLDGLIAYGTKALTQKPLPQSADEIQLLVGDAYYQKKDYKQAAEYFDRYANGRKRIEPEVQYKVGFANYKMGDYKGAIGSLKGVAARRDSLGQNAAYHLGLSYMQTNQKQLALNSFDAARKQNFDKNITENATLKYAQINYELGNSAEVITALKDFNKKFPRSKNAPAADDILSESFLNSNDYAQALNYLEGLDSRSSKLNATYQRVAYNQAATLYNNTRYNEALPLVEKSLKYPQDDALQAAAQVLQGDLYSVGQQYQPAITSYTAALRTAASGPAAKTTLDQQARYGLGYAYYNTKQYERARPQFQAYLGDAQAKPTDPNYYDVVLRLADINYIAKSYQQALDGYNKVINANAADKDYAYYQKSVTLGLMGRRDEAASTLATLLKTAPSSRYADDAVYQQADLEFQGGNYQAAVAGFTRLLDNRPNSPLVPTTLQKRGVAYANLDQHDKAVADFKRVLDQYPRSKAASSAIYSLQQSSTALGQTAEFDAYLARYKQQNPNDAAVESVEFEAAKSLYLAEKYELAIPKLDAYLKQYPSNALAADGRYFLADSYLKTGKKDLALPRLRAVVDEGKSEFLNRAIGRVAELEFENKNYSESIKYYARLREVSQSKREIANAALGLMKSYYESGDYAATRRTAEELQAMGNASLNATNLALLYLGKASYKTGNLDQAVTELGKAAGTATDEIGAEAQYLMAEVLFKQQKYDAALDAAYKSNSSFSNYELWQGRSFLLIADIYTAQGETFQAKATLNSIIDNKFPVPEIIEGAKQRLAALDSGTAPAAPAKPAPSKAGAGKAPAAKPTTTGKRTPLKNSLTDTPTDSTATPANTDEQ; encoded by the coding sequence ATGAAGTTTATACCCCGGATTGCACTGGTTGCTGCCCTTGGCACGGCGGCCCCGCTGGCGGCACAGGCCCAGCAGACGCAGGTTTTTGCCAACGATGAACGCTACTTTCAGGAAGGCCTGGAGCTTTTCGACCGTGCCAAGTACGGCGCCGCTCAGGTAGCCTTCCAGCACTACCTGGAGCTTACCCAACGCCGCACCGGCGACCAGCAGGACCGAACCACCGATGCCGAGTACTACTACGCCGTGTCGGGCCTGTATCTGCTGCATCCTGATGCTGAAGGCCGCATTCTGGCCTTTGCCGCGCGCAATCCGGCCCACCCAAAGGCGGCCGTGGCCTTTTTCGAGCTGGGCAAATTCTACTTCGATAAGAAAAACTACCCCAAGGCCATTGAGTACCTGCAGAAGGTAGGGCCCGATAATCTGTCGATGGACCAGCGGGCCGAGTCGGAGTTTAAGCTGGGCTACAGCTACTTTGCCCAGAAGCAGTTCGATAAAGCCCGCCTGCTCTTCGACCGCAACAAGCAGGGTAACCATCAGTACCACTACGCCAGCAGCTACTACGCCGGCTACCTGGCTTACCTGAACAACGACTTTGCCGGCGCGCGCAAAGACCTGGCCGTGGCCGAGGAAAACGACGCCTACCGCCCCGTGGTGCCGGCCGTGATGACCCAGATTTACTACAAGGAAGGCGACCTGGACGGCCTCATTGCCTACGGTACCAAAGCCCTGACCCAGAAGCCGCTGCCGCAAAGCGCCGATGAAATTCAGCTACTGGTGGGGGATGCCTACTATCAGAAAAAGGACTACAAGCAGGCCGCCGAGTATTTTGACCGCTACGCCAACGGCCGCAAGCGCATTGAGCCGGAAGTACAGTACAAAGTAGGCTTCGCCAACTACAAAATGGGCGACTACAAAGGCGCCATTGGCAGCCTGAAAGGCGTGGCTGCCCGCCGCGACTCTTTGGGGCAGAACGCTGCCTACCATCTGGGGTTGAGCTACATGCAGACCAACCAGAAGCAGTTGGCTCTGAACTCCTTTGACGCCGCCCGCAAGCAGAACTTCGATAAGAATATCACCGAAAACGCCACGCTGAAATACGCCCAGATCAACTATGAGCTGGGCAACTCGGCGGAGGTTATTACGGCGCTGAAGGACTTCAACAAGAAATTCCCCCGCTCCAAGAATGCTCCGGCCGCCGATGATATTCTGAGCGAGAGTTTCCTGAACTCCAACGACTACGCCCAGGCCCTGAACTACCTGGAGGGGCTGGACAGCCGCAGCAGCAAGCTGAATGCCACCTACCAGCGCGTGGCCTATAATCAGGCGGCCACGCTTTACAACAACACCCGCTACAACGAGGCCCTGCCCTTGGTAGAAAAGTCCCTGAAATACCCGCAGGATGATGCCTTACAGGCGGCCGCGCAGGTATTGCAGGGAGATTTGTACAGTGTGGGCCAGCAGTATCAGCCGGCCATTACCAGCTACACCGCCGCGTTGCGCACCGCTGCCAGCGGCCCCGCCGCCAAAACCACCCTCGATCAGCAGGCCCGCTACGGCCTGGGTTACGCCTACTACAACACCAAGCAGTATGAGCGCGCCCGCCCGCAGTTTCAGGCCTACCTGGGCGATGCGCAGGCCAAGCCCACTGACCCCAATTACTATGATGTGGTCCTGCGTCTGGCCGACATCAACTACATAGCCAAAAGCTACCAGCAGGCGCTGGATGGCTACAACAAAGTCATCAACGCCAACGCCGCCGATAAGGACTACGCCTACTACCAGAAGAGCGTAACGCTGGGGCTGATGGGCCGCCGCGACGAGGCGGCCAGCACGCTGGCTACCCTGCTAAAAACCGCGCCCAGCTCGCGCTATGCCGATGACGCGGTGTATCAGCAGGCAGACTTGGAATTTCAGGGCGGTAACTACCAGGCGGCCGTGGCCGGCTTCACGCGTCTGCTGGACAACCGCCCCAATAGCCCGCTGGTGCCTACCACGTTGCAAAAGCGCGGCGTAGCTTATGCCAACCTGGACCAGCATGATAAAGCCGTAGCCGATTTTAAACGGGTGCTGGACCAGTACCCCCGCAGCAAAGCCGCCAGCAGCGCCATCTACTCCTTGCAGCAGTCTTCTACGGCTCTGGGACAGACAGCCGAGTTTGATGCGTACCTGGCCCGCTACAAGCAGCAGAACCCCAACGACGCCGCGGTGGAAAGCGTGGAGTTTGAGGCGGCCAAGTCTTTGTACCTGGCGGAGAAGTACGAGCTGGCCATTCCCAAGCTGGATGCCTATCTGAAGCAGTACCCCAGCAATGCGCTGGCAGCGGATGGACGCTACTTCCTGGCGGACTCTTACCTGAAAACCGGCAAGAAGGACCTGGCACTGCCCCGCCTGCGGGCCGTGGTGGACGAGGGAAAATCGGAGTTTCTGAACCGCGCCATTGGCCGGGTCGCCGAGCTGGAGTTTGAGAACAAGAACTACTCGGAGTCCATTAAGTACTATGCCCGCCTGCGGGAAGTGTCGCAGAGCAAGCGCGAAATTGCCAATGCAGCGCTGGGCCTGATGAAGAGCTACTACGAGAGTGGTGACTACGCTGCTACCCGCCGCACGGCCGAAGAGCTGCAGGCCATGGGCAATGCCTCGCTGAATGCCACCAACTTGGCGTTGCTGTATCTGGGCAAAGCCAGCTACAAAACCGGCAACCTGGATCAGGCCGTAACGGAGCTGGGCAAAGCCGCCGGCACCGCTACCGATGAAATTGGCGCCGAAGCGCAGTATCTCATGGCCGAAGTGCTGTTCAAGCAGCAGAAGTATGACGCCGCTCTGGACGCCGCCTACAAGAGCAATTCCAGCTTCTCCAACTATGAGCTGTGGCAGGGCCGCTCGTTCCTGCTGATTGCCGATATCTACACGGCGCAGGGCGAAACCTTCCAGGCAAAAGCAACGCTGAACTCCATCATCGACAATAAATTCCCGGTGCCGGAAATTATAGAAGGAGCCAAGCAGCGGCTTGCGGCGCTGGATAGTGGTACTGCACCAGCCGCGCCCGCCAAACCTGCGCCAAGCAAGGCAGGGGCCGGTAAAGCGCCCGCTGCCAAGCCAACCACCACAGGCAAACGCACCCCGCTGAAAAACTCCCTGACCGACACGCCCACGGACTCCACGGCCACGCCCGCAAATACCGACGAACAGTAA